The sequence ATGGGGATTAATGAAAAACCGCCTGCGGAGTTTTTAGCAAAGCAAGCTCAAGTTGTGCAACATGATATGCCAAAAAACTTCGGTCATAATGTTTATCACGCATTAAGTGCTTTTTTAAATAAACAAAGTAAAGTACTTATTTGTTTGGGTGGAAACATAGCACAAGCAGCACCAGATACAGAGCAAACACATCAAGCTTTAAAAAATACTGAATTAAATGTGCAAATTTCTACAAAGTTAAATCGTAGTCACTTATTAATAGGTAAAGATGCATTAATTTTACCTTGTTTAGGGCGTACAGAAATTGATAGGCAAGCAAGTGGCGAGCAAAAGATCACAGTTGAAGATACTTTTTCTATGGTGCATGCCTCAAAAGGCAAGGTAGAGCCACTTTCAAAAGAGATGCGTTCTGAAACTAATATCGTAGCTAATATCGCAAAAGCAACATTACCGAAAGGGCATCTTGATTGGCAGTCAATGACTGATGATTACGCTAAAATCAGACAGCTAATATCAAATATTGTAGGTGGATTTGACGACTTTGAAGCTAAGTTATCCCAACCTGGCGGGTTTTATTTGGGCAATAGCGCGGCAGATAAAAACTGGCTTACTCAATCGCAAAAAGCACAGTTCACAGCAAATAAGTTACCAGAACACTTAATGCATGTGAATATAGATGAACTGAGCCAAGACAATAATAAAAAACACAACCAGATTTTCACTTTACAATCTTTACGTTCACACGATCAATACAATACAACGATTTATGGCATGAACGATAGATACCGAGGTGTAGAGAATGAACGTAAAGTTTTATTTATTAATGAAAAAGATGCAAAAAAACAGGGTTTAGCTGATGGTGACTTAGTTGATATCACGTCCATTTGGCATAATAACCAAACCCGCAGTGTGACAGGTTTTAAAGTGTTTTATTATGATATTCCGCGAGATAATTTAGCAGCCTATTACCCAGAAACAAACCCTTTAGTACCATTAAATAGTTATGGTGATCGCTCTTTTACGCCAACATCAAAATCAATACCTGTTATTTTAACTAAAGCGATAGACAACAGAATTATTTAACTTAGTAATTTAAGCATAAATAACAAACCTACCAGAACGTGCAAAACTTATCAGGTTTAAACGGTTTTGTTTTGCAACTGCGATTGCTTTGCTGGTGGGTGCGGAAATAGTAATAAGATGATTAATATTAGCCGCTATGGTTTTATCTACCATTTCATAACTTGCTCTACTTGATACTAAAATAAAGCCATTTGAGTTCTTTAATTTATGGTTATTGATAGCACCAATTAGTTTATCAAGCGCGTTGTGTCTGCCAACATCTTCTCTAATAATTCTTATATGACCAGTTCTTAAGTCACAAAAAGCGGCAGCGTGTACGCCTCCGGCTTGTAAATTTAATACTTGTTGTGTTTTAAATTGAGTTAAGGCAGCTTCAATCACTTCAGATGCAAGTGTTTGGTATGCATTTAGAGGTGTTCTGTTTTTATCAATTTGTTGCAAAGATTCTATGCCACATAAGCCACAGCCGCTATTACCTGCTAATGTTCTTCGTTTCTTTTTTAATTGTATAAACTTTCTCGAGCTAATTGTTATATTAAGCTCAATACCATGGGCGGTGTGTGTGATCTCTAGATCGAGTAGATCGTTTTTTTGATCTATGATGTTTTCAGATAAACTAAAACCCAAAGCAAAATCTTTAAGATCACAAGGAGTTGCCATCATAACAGCGTTAGAGATCCCGTTATAAACAAAAGCGATTGCTTGTTCATCTATAACAAAATCTTGTTCAAGATCAGAAGTGTGATCTAGTTGTGTATCACGTACTTGTCGCGATACATTGACTAAACCATTAGGCGGTTTGATATTCTGATCTTGCTTCACTTATAACCTTTTATGCTGTTTTTTCTAAAATTTTAGCAAACTTATTAGCACATATTTCTTCATCTGCATGTTTGCCTGACTCTATTACCCAAGTGCCATTTACCATCACATCTTGAACAGGGTTTTTCTGACTTGCAAAAATTAAGCTATCTAATAAATTTTTGTCGCTATTAGCAAATAGCTTAGTTTGGTTTGCATCTAATACTAACAAATCAGCTTGTTTACCTATCTCTAAGCTACCAGTATTACTATTTGTACTTTGTGCGCCACCAAGTGCTGCACGCTGCCATAAATTAAGGCCAACAGATGCTTGCTCTGATGTTGCTAAAATAGCACGTTGTTGCTTAATTAAGCGCTGCGCATATTCAAGCCAGCGTAATTCTTCAATTGGGTTAACTGAAATATGACTATCTGAACCAATTGCAAAAGTACCATCTTCGGCTAAAAACTCAGTTGTTGGAAAAATGCCATCGCCTAAGTTAGCTTCAGTTGTCGGACAAATACCCGCAATTGCACCTGTTTTAATTATGCCTCTACGTTCATTTTCATCTATATGCGTCGCATGGATCAAACACCAATGTTTATCTAAATCAGCATTATTCAATAACCATTGAACAGGGCGTTCGCCATAATGAGCAAGGCAATCATCAACTTCTTTTTGTTGTTCGCTAATATGAATATGGATAGGTGCTTTATCATCTAAACTACGAACATGATTTACAGCACTATGTAACGACGCTTTATCAACAGCACGTAAAGAGTGCGGTGCTATGCCGACATTTGTATTGCTGTAATCATTGGTTAAACTAAAACAATCGGTTACTAATTGATTAAACTGTTCAACAGAATTGATAAATCGCTTTTGACCGTCATTTGGCTCAAGTGGACCAAAACCGCTAAATCGATACATTACAGGTAACATAGTTAAACCTATACCAGATGTTTTTGCAGCTTTAAATATAGACTCTGCCATAGTTGCAAGCGGTGTATAGTTTTCACCGTCGATTTGATGATGTAAATAATGAAATTCAGCAACGCGGGTATAACCCATTTTTAGCATTTCAATATAAAGTTGGCTCGCAATGGCTTGAGCATCATCTGCAGATAATTGATCTAAAAATTGATACATGATCTTGCGCCAAGTCCAAAAGCTATCTTGTCCTTCGCTTCCTTGCTCACTAAACCCTGCAAAAGCACGTTGAAATGCATGGGAATGACAATTAACCATGCCCGGGATCACAACACCATTAGCAACTTGTGCATCAGAATCTTTGCCATCAGTAATCGCAGTGATCACACCATCTATAATAGAGATCGTTTTATCATTTGCCCAACCATCATTGAGCAATACTTTATGTGCGTATAATTTCATTATTTAACTCTTATAATTGTCAGTTGTGGTTATTTGGTTTGCGCAAATTTAGCTAAAGCTTCAACTAACGCTCTTAACTTAGGTTTTACTTGTGCTGCTTTAGTCTCGTTATATTCATTACTTGGTTCATTCATATAAGTAATTTGTGATAACTCAAGTTGTAATGCATGAATATTATTTTCTGGCTTACCAAAGTGACGTGTAATAAAGCCACCTTTAAAACGACCATTGGTCACATTTGAATAAGGAGAAAAGTCTAATGCTTCAACTTGTGAGATTAGAGCTTTATCACAGCTAGCGCCATCGCTGGTGCCAAAATTAAAATCAGGTAATTGACCTTCAAAAAAGCGTGGTACATGAGATAAAATAGAGTGTGCTTCGAGTAATACTGCTTTACCAAATTCTTGTTTCATTTGATTTAATGTATCTTCAATCGCTTGATGATATGGACGCCAGTAAAGATCTACACGACGTTGTATTTCAGTCTCATCAGGTTTCATACCTTCTAAGTATAAAGGTGATAAATCAAAAGCCGTTGTCGGGCACAGTTCAGTGGTATTTTGACCTGGGTATAAATTTACGCCATCAGGGTCGCGATTTAAATCAATGACAAACCGACTATATTTTGGATTAATAACATATATACCAAGCTCATCCGCAAAATCATAAAGTTTATCCATATACCAGTCAGTATCGGTAACATTAATACCGACCTCTGTCATAGCATGTTTAATTTCATCAGCAATGGCTTCACCATTATGTGGCATGCTGATTAATAACGGGATTCTACCTTTACTGAGCGTATAACTTGATGCCATTTTATAACCCTTTTTGTTTAATAAGATAACTTGTATATACAAGTTGTAGCTATAATCTATCACGAGTGGAGAAAACAACCAAATTTATCAACTTTAAATATAGGGGAGTTGTTCATAATATGCAGAGAATGAAAGGTAAATATAGAAATAAAAAAGCCTCAACTGGCTTGAGGCTTTTGATTTATATACCATTGAACGGGGAGAGTATATGTATTAATTCAACTAAATTTTCTATGCTGCTATCATTTCATGAAAGCCTGTAAGTAAATACGTGAGCAATGTAATGATTAGAAATAAAAGTGTTATTAAATGAAAACAAGTTTATGTTTATGTATCGAGACTTGTACCTATGTCATAAAAATGAAATTTTAATATTTTATTATCCCTTAAAAAACAAGGTGGTAATTTAGATATGAATAAAGCATTTGATACTTACAGTGATGAGTTAATATCACAGTTAAAAAAACTCACTCTATTATCATTAACAGAATTTGAAATCCAAATTTCATATCAAAAAATGATTTCAGAGCAAGATTATCGAGAATTGGTTCTAAAAGAGTTATATGAACTTAATCATCCAGAAATAATTGAAATTATTAATTGGATCAATAATTATTCTGCGGTAGAAAATCAATCTTCTCCTGCTGAACATAGTAATAGTCACAACAATAAAAAACCCAACTTATTATTACCTTTATCCTTATTTTTTGTATCTGTGATCGCAGTAATGGCATTTCTATTAGTATCGCAAAATAGTGGTTCAGATATATTACTAGAAGCACCCCAAGTTAAACATCAAACTACTCCTATTGAAGTTAAGACTGAGACTACAAAGACAATAAAACTAACATTACCGGTTAAAGAAGCAGAGGTGAGCTTTAAACTTCATGGCTCTAATACCATAGGGGAGAAACTGGCTCCGGCATTACTAGTTAAATATTTAGAGCAGCAAGATGTAAAAGATTTTGAGTGGATTCAAGGAGATAGTCCGGTTGAGCGTACTTTACAGTATATAAAAAATAACAAAGCCTATGCGATAGAGTTACATGCACATGGTTCAAGTACAGGTTTTAAAGATTTAAAGTTGGGCAAAGCAGATTTAGCAATGGCTTCTCGTCGCGTTAAACAAAAAGAAGTTATAGCGCTTAAATCTCAACTAGGTAATTTAAATAAAGTGGGTAATGAGCATATTATTGGATTAGATGGTTTAGCTGTCATCGTGAATCAGAATAATCCGATTGCGCATATTTCAACGGATAAATTATCCAAAATTTTCTCTGGTGAAATAAATAATTGGTCACAGCTTGGTGGTACAGATTTACCAATCAAAGTATTTTCAAGGGATGCGAAATCAGGTACTTGGGATACATTTAAAAACTTAGTATTAAAAAAGTTTAGCCGTGAATTAGCAGTCACAGCTACTCGTTTAGAATCAAGCTCGGAATTATCAACATTAATCTCTCAAGATGAAGCTGCTATCGGCTTTATTGGCTTAAATTATGTTTTGCATAATAAAGCTTTGGCTATTTCTGAAGGAGCGGGCACAACAGCTATTTTTCCAACACGTTTTACAATTGGTACTGAAGACTATGCATTGGCACGTAGATTATATTTTTATACACCCACTTCGGCTTCAAATATAGTGAAAGATTTTGCCCAGTTTGCTATTTCTCAACAAGGGCAAGATATCGTTGAAAAAACAGGTTTGATTTCACAAAACATCAAGGTTGAAAATGCATATCCAATGCAAGATGCACCAATTAAATACAATAAATATACAAAAATAGCTAAGCGACTTTCGCTTAACTTTAGATTTAATTACGGTAATAAAGACCTCGATAATAAAGGTAAAAGAGATTTACAAAGATTAATCTCCTTTATGGAGCAAAATGAAGGACGTCGTTTAGTATTAATGGGTTTTTCAGACAGTATTGGTGCTAAATTGAAAAATATTCAATTATCACTTACACGTGCAAAGTCGGTTGAAAGAGAACTTGTTGCTAGAGGCATACCTGTTATGGCTGTTGAAGGCTTAGGCGAGGCGATCCCAGTTGCAAATAACGAGACCGAATCAGGCAGGGAGCGCAATAGAAGAGTAGAGGTATGGTTGTTATAACCAGGCCAAGCTAGTTTCACTTTATGAAGCTAGCTCAATTAATTAGATTAATTAATATTTCTGTCATAAATTCCTTTTATTATGCAGTCAATTCGGAGTTTTAAGAGTCTATTTTATGTTTGCTATTTTTTCACAACAAGAAAATCTCATTGCTGTATTTAAAAAATACTCAGTAACAGAGGCGCTTAAAGTAAAGTTTAATATTCATCAGGCAATTAAAACACTTAATATTCCTTCTGATGATTTAATTGCGCATATGCGTAATGAAGGTTTATGTATAACTGATTTTAGCTTAGGTTCCAATAAACCATTATCCTCGTCTGAAAGTTCACCTAGTATTATTCGTGCACATCTTCATAAAGTCTTTTTAGATAAGCAAAAACTGATTGATGCGATGAGTGGTTTTTCTATGTCACAAGCTATAGAAATACGCGCTTTGTTACAAAAGAACATGAGTCAATTAAAGCTACCTTCAGATGAGCTGATCTCAAAGATGGAGCAAGAAGGTTTATCTTTACAGCGCATAGGCATAGAAAATACATCGCCTCAATCTACAGTATCTTCAATTAAGCTCGCACAAACAAAAAAGTTATTATCACAAGCAATTGAAGAAACCGCAGAAGATAAAAAAAGTCGTATTAAGTCAAAACTTAATGCGCTAGTTGAAGATGTTGAAAAGCCAAAAAATCAGCCTACTCAAATACAAAAAACAGAGTCGAAAAATACAAAATCATTAACTGAAGAAATCGAAATTTCCAAGGTAAAAAAAATTAGTTTGCAAGAAGCGCTTGATCGCTCATTACAAACTGACTTATCTCAATCTATGAACTTTTAAACACTAATTTAAATTCAACGCCGTCATTTGAATCTAAATTTTTAGCTGATATCTGTGCATGATGAAAATCAGCAACGAGTCTAGCAATATATAAACCGAGTCCTAAATGTGGTTTCTTTTGTAATGACTGGCTTCTTACCGATACCATAGAGTCAAAAATATGTTCGCCAATTTCAGGAGGTAATAAAGGCCCTTTATTGATGACTTTAATATGAGTTGATTGATTATCAACACGATATTCAACATAAATCGGGCTATCTTGTTCTGAAAACTCAACCGCATTGGCAATAAGCTTATCGAGTAATTGTGCTATAAATTCAGGCACACCTTGCATGGCTTTCTTTTCATCACTCAAGTTTAATTCAAAGGACTTTTCAGGATAAGCCATTTGATAGCCTTGCATACAACCCGAAACCACTTTGGTTAAATTAAAAGATTCAGTCTCTGCGCTTTGAATACTTTGCTCTAACCGTGTGGCTTCACTCATTGTAGTTATGATTTTATTTAATCTATGTACACCATCTGTGGCACGCTCAATATACTTTTTACTTTCCTCATCTAAGTTTTGCAATTGTAGGCTTTCTAAGGAAGAGCGCACAACCGCAACAGGCGTTCTCAGTTCATGGGATAAGCGTGATGACATATTTTCTAAATAATGGGTATATCCACCTAATCGACCAACTATATTGGCAAAGCTACGAGATAAATCTCCAATTTCATCTTGGGTATTTGAGCCTTTAATGTCTCTTAATACTCTTCCTTGAGGGTCTATGGCCGCTTCAGCAGCATCTCTTAGGGTTCGGATCCTACTTGAAATACGAGAGGCAAAAAAGAATAAAGATAAAGTGCCTATAAGCATAACTGCTAAAATTACAGTAAATAATTTTTCTAAAGCTTTATTTCTTAAGGTACGTACGCCGTTGGTGGTCTCTTCTGCAATGACAGCACCCATTACTTTATCATCAATCCAAATTGGGTAAGCGGCTGATAAAATAACAGCCTTTTTATCAGGCGTAAGACGCCAACTTGATTCTGGATCACCTGCTAAAGCACCTTTAATGTTTTTGCCTTGTAATGAAGTAACATCAAATAATGTATCTAAAAAATCAGCTGGTGGTTTAGTTAAAATTTTATAATATAAAGGATGCAAATATTTTTTTTCGAATTGCCGCCATTGACTTAACTTGCTTGGATCTTCAGTTAAATTTTGTGACCAAACGCCATCAGCATCCTGGATTTTTCCTGATTGCGCCAATACTCTGTGATGATTATCGACTACCCAAATACGACTACCAGAGTGCCCCATACCTTTAATAATGCGTTCAATTTCTGGTGATGGTAATAATACTGAGCCTAACTGTGTTAAATCTTGCAGGTTAGAAGTCGACATGGTTTTGATGGGGGTATTTTTGTTATCTTTATCAACAATTGCAAACCCTAGTTTATTGCCAATCATATTTAGTGGCATGCGAATTTCGATATTATAACCATCAGGTGTTTTTAAAAAATGCCCTTGAATTTTTGAAATAGGAGTTAAAGATGTTGCTTCATAAGCTGTGATCCAACCATCTTTTTTTGGAGCGATAATGTAATTAAAAATTTGGTTATCAGGATTTTTTAAAGCAATTTTAAGATAATCATTATTGGTGATGCTAAGGCTATTAGCACCGCGGTATTGGGTATTATCATCTTTTACTTTAAATACCGCGTATAAGTAATTATCGTATTTCCCCACCATATGAGTAAAAGATAAGTCAGCGGGGTTATGGTTGAGATTAATCGGTGTTAAATAACTTTTGTCGTAATGCCAAAATAGTGGTTGGTAGGTTTTCCAGTCATGTAATTTACCGTCTAACTGTATGCGACTTGGTAAATTATAGGCGTACAAGTCACGGCCTTTAACCACTTGATCTAAAAAGCTTGCTTGATGATCGAATAGTTTTGGTCGTTCGTGTAAAGCAGTCGCAAGGGCACGAGTAGTACCCACTAACGTTTTTTCTTGGCCTTGCCTTAAATACTTCTCCATTTCCCATACGTATTCATAACCAAGCCAAGGAAGCAGTGCTAAAAAACATGACAATAAAATAATCTGACTGCGTAAACCAAATCGCATTAAACTTGCTCCCAGCGATATCCCATGCCATAAACAGTATCTATGCAATCAAACTGAGGATCAAGCTTTATAAACTTTTTACGAATACGTTTTACATGAGAGGTAATGGTGCTGTCATCGACATAAATCTTGGCATCATTCATTAGTTCATTTCGGCTTTTTACGTGACCTAGACGCTGTGTTAATGAATGTACCATCCAAAATTCAGTGACGGTTAAATCTAATAAAGTATCTAACCAGAAGACTTGCATACGTTTATTATCAATTTTTAATTTGCCACGGGTAATAATATTTTCTTCAAGAATTGGAGCTTCTAACGCTTCCATTCTACGGAACAAAGCAGCAATCCGTGCAGCTAAATGGGGGAGGCTAATATCTTTAGTTAAATAATCATCAGCGCCCATTCTTAAACCACATACCGTATCAATTTCACTGTCTCTGGCAGTTAAAAAAATAATTGGTAGCGTTTTTGATAAAGAGCGCAAGGTTTGACATAAAGCAAAGCCACCATCAATTTCATCGCCTAAGCCAATATCAATAATGGCTAAATCTGGCAAGGCATCATTAAAGGCCATTTCGGCCTCAGGGCGAGAAGCATAACCATTTACTTGATAGCCTTGCTTTGTCAGCATTTCGGTATAGTTTTCTCTAATGGCTTTTTCGTCTTCAATAATGGCTATTTTTTTCATGGTTATTGCTTACCTTTTGCTTAAATCGTTTTGCTGTATAGAACTATACCTAAATTACCCACTAATAAAATGCAAAAAAGCACATTGCCATTTTTTTGCCACAATTGATCTTTGCATTGCCATTTTTCATCCATTTTATCGCCAGAACTCAATGTTTTAATTAACTCATCAACCAAGCACGACCAACCAATTTAATAAATTTAAACATGAGGCAAACAAAATGAAAAAATCAATTATCACTACAGCATTAGTTTTAGCACTTTCTTCAGTTACATTTTCAACGCAAGCTGCAAGCAGTAAAAAAAATGAAATGCAAAAAGAAGAAGCTATCGGTTTAGGAACTGGTGCATTAATTGGTGGTGTAGTAGGTGGTCCTATCGGCGCATTTATAGGTGCATTTACGGGAACTTTAATAGGAAAAGTAGAAGTAAATAAAGATGAAATCGCTGAGCAAGATAAACAAATATCGTCACAAAAAACACAAATAGTCGCGATGCAATATAAAACAAAAAACTATCAGGCATTAGTAGCACAAACGGAGCAACTAGAAACACAATTAGAAGAAATTGAGTTTGAAAAATCACAACTTCAAAAGCAACGCATTAATAACTTAATGGCGATTACAGTTCAGTTTAGAACGGGTTCAGCAAAAATAGAGTCTCATTTTGCAAAGCAGTTAACTGAACTTGCCCAAGTAATGAAAACCAATCCGGATATCCAAATTGATTTAAATGGTTTTGCAGATCAAAGGGGTGAAGAGCAGTTTAACTTAAAGCTATCAAAATCGCGCGTAGCCCAAGTACAGCAATTTTTAATAAAACAAGGTGTAGAACATACACGTTTAAATAGTCATGCATTTGGTGAAAGCCAAGCTGTAGCGAAACAAACAGATTATGAAGGTGATTTTTTTGACCGCCGTGTCACGGTTAAAGCTAGAAAAGTACACTCAAATTCTCAAACAGCAAGTAACCAATACTAATCAACCATTTAATTTAAAGTTAGGATTGAGGTGTTTTACCACCTCAATTAAAGGTTCCCTTATGATGACACTTGTCAAAGCGTTAGGTTTTACACAATTGTGTAAAACTAGCCTTTTTTTACTAACCCTTATAATAAGCCAGTCAGCTAATGCATCTGACTTTGAAAAGCCTAGGCTTGAGCTAAAAGATCTCAGCGGTAAAAAAGTTAACTCAGCTATTTTATTAAGCAGTCATGCAGATATGAAAATATCAGGTTTAATAAATCAAGTTGATGTAATTCAAACCTTTAAAAATGATCATTTTGAAGGCGTAAATGCACGTTATGTATTCCCTTTGCCCGATGAGTCAGCAGTTTATAAACTAGAAATGACAATAGGCGAAAGAACAATTTTAGGAGACATTAAAGAAAAACAAATAGCAAAAAAAATATATAAGCAGGCACAAAATCAGGGAAAAAAAGCTAGCTTGATCACACAAAAACGCGCTAATGTTTTTGTGAGTCAGGTAGCTAATATCCCACCTGGTGAGCAAGTCACAATTAAAATAAGTTATCAGCAAGTTTTAAGTTATAAAAATCATGAGTTTTCATTAAGGTTTCCTATGGTTGTTGCACCTAGATATCAGCCAAAAACCATGCAATTTGATAGTGATTTAACTTCTAACTGGCTATTTCAAAAAAACTTAAAGCCAGAAGAAGTGGAAATGAGAGAGGGACAAAAAAATGCTGAACCAGTTAATAAAATATCTTTAAATATTGCCTTAGATGCAGGTTTTGATTTAGCTGATATTAAATCGACTTATCATCAAATCGATGTAGAAAATCGTGATATTGGTAAATATAAAATTTCGCTTGCTAGTAATACAACATTAGCCAATAGAGATTTTTTATTACGCTGGAAACCTGAGCAAGGTAATGAAGTTCAAGCTGCTATGTTTACTGAACAACTTAAACAGCAAGGTGAAGAGTATGCATTAGTCATGTTAATGCCACCGGCAAGCGAGTTTCAAGGGCAACAAAGACTACCGAGAGAGTTGATATTTGTAGTTGATACATCAGGTTCAATGCATGGTAGTTCAATGGAGCAAGCTAAACAGGCATTGTTTTTAGCGCTTGCTGATTTACGACCTGAAGACACTTTTAATATTGTTGAATTTAATACGAATGTCAGTGCTTTAAGCGAGCATGCTATTCCAGCAACAGATTTTAATTTAAGGCATGCAAAAAAATACGTTTATAATTTAGATGCTGATGGCGGCACTGAAATAGCAAAAGCGTTTTCCCGAGTATTGCAAGGCGAGGTGCAAACAGATTATTTAAGACAAGTTATTTTTATGACTGATGGCAGCATCGGTAATGAGCAGCAAATTTTTGAGCAAATAAATAGTACATTAGGCACAAATAGAGTGTTTACTGTGGGGATCGGCTCAGCACCTAATAGTCACTTTATGAGACGTGCTGCAGACATAGGCCGAGGCAGTTTTACATTTATTGGCAATACGACTGAGATCAGAAGCAAAATGCAGTTGTTATTAAAGCAATTAAAAAATCCCGCTTTAAAAGGACTAAACATTGTAGATGAAAATGCGCTAGCAATGGATTTTTGGCCTAAACCTATCCCTGACTTATATTTTTCAGAGCCTTTAATGGTAACCATTAAGTTAAATAAAGGGCAAAAAAAAATAAATGTGATAGGTCAAAGTGCAAATGGTGAATTTAAAGCTGAACTCAATGTTGTGGGAATTAAAGAGGGGGATTCAATTTCTCGTATATGGGCAAGGCAAAAAATAAAGTCATTATTGTTATATAAAAATATTCCAAATAAAAGAGAACAAGACACTAAGCAACAGGTATTAGATTTAGCTTTGAAACATCATATTCTAAGCCCATATACCGCATTTGTTGCCGTAGACTCTGGGCCCATTAATGAAAAAGACATCGCTAATAAAGTAAAAGAAACACATAGAGTTGAAGGCATGCGACCTGCTGGTTGGACTATGGCGAGTAAAGGCATTGTTTTGCCACAAACTGATGGTCAAAGCACAATGAAAATTCTACTTGGTTTAATGCTACTTTTATTAGTTACTG is a genomic window of Pseudoalteromonas sp. '520P1 No. 423' containing:
- the pdsO gene encoding sortase-associated OmpA-like protein PdsO; its protein translation is MKKSIITTALVLALSSVTFSTQAASSKKNEMQKEEAIGLGTGALIGGVVGGPIGAFIGAFTGTLIGKVEVNKDEIAEQDKQISSQKTQIVAMQYKTKNYQALVAQTEQLETQLEEIEFEKSQLQKQRINNLMAITVQFRTGSAKIESHFAKQLTELAQVMKTNPDIQIDLNGFADQRGEEQFNLKLSKSRVAQVQQFLIKQGVEHTRLNSHAFGESQAVAKQTDYEGDFFDRRVTVKARKVHSNSQTASNQY
- a CDS encoding marine proteobacterial sortase target protein, which translates into the protein MMTLVKALGFTQLCKTSLFLLTLIISQSANASDFEKPRLELKDLSGKKVNSAILLSSHADMKISGLINQVDVIQTFKNDHFEGVNARYVFPLPDESAVYKLEMTIGERTILGDIKEKQIAKKIYKQAQNQGKKASLITQKRANVFVSQVANIPPGEQVTIKISYQQVLSYKNHEFSLRFPMVVAPRYQPKTMQFDSDLTSNWLFQKNLKPEEVEMREGQKNAEPVNKISLNIALDAGFDLADIKSTYHQIDVENRDIGKYKISLASNTTLANRDFLLRWKPEQGNEVQAAMFTEQLKQQGEEYALVMLMPPASEFQGQQRLPRELIFVVDTSGSMHGSSMEQAKQALFLALADLRPEDTFNIVEFNTNVSALSEHAIPATDFNLRHAKKYVYNLDADGGTEIAKAFSRVLQGEVQTDYLRQVIFMTDGSIGNEQQIFEQINSTLGTNRVFTVGIGSAPNSHFMRRAADIGRGSFTFIGNTTEIRSKMQLLLKQLKNPALKGLNIVDENALAMDFWPKPIPDLYFSEPLMVTIKLNKGQKKINVIGQSANGEFKAELNVVGIKEGDSISRIWARQKIKSLLLYKNIPNKREQDTKQQVLDLALKHHILSPYTAFVAVDSGPINEKDIANKVKETHRVEGMRPAGWTMASKGIVLPQTDGQSTMKILLGLMLLLLVTVYWKYQSHEAAK